A segment of the Numida meleagris isolate 19003 breed g44 Domestic line chromosome 21, NumMel1.0, whole genome shotgun sequence genome:
ACTCTTTATTTAAGATGGCCAAAAGCCCCATTTGTTTTCTGACCACTCTTCATTTAGCAACTTCATATGATGACTGTGCAATTGTGAGCAGGGCAAATGTGCCACAACAGATAAAATGAACCCAGACCAATAATCACTGTCAAgtttcagaggcagaaaaacCCAAACTGCTGTGCAGGTACCACAGCTGTAAGCACATCCACATATTCATCCTGACATAAAAAAACATGCATGTAAACATGTGTAAGATTCACGTATGCATTCATaaggtgtgggttttttttgtcttcattgtatcttgcaaaaaaaagaaattcattagCCCATGCAGCAATTCTTCCAGCTGGCAGAAATTAACCCTTGCTTTCTTGAAATGGCTGAGCTTGGTCTTGCAGAGAAAGTCATTTGCTGAGTTTTTAATAACATGCATATTATTAAATTGCTATTGCTCTGGAGACAGAGCTAACGTATGAGAACACATAAGCAAAGATGTAGACCACAATGAAGAGCTTATGTCAGAATGGAGTTCATCATGGGAAAATAAACTGTCCCTTGGTTACATGCCATGACTGCCTATGGACCAACACACTGAGCCAAGCTAGGGCTTCCATGCAGCTCTGACCTTGAACCATTTTATTCATCATAATTAGGAAAGTCAGTTCGAAGTTACTCAGAACATTAATAAGGAAATAACAAGTAAGGATTTAAGTGGAATAGAAAGTTAATATCTTATTTCTAAATAGAACTCAAAAGAGAGAATATAAGAATCTAATACTGACCTTCACTTAAGAAAACGAGAGGTAGCTGAAACCTCACTACGTGTTAATGTTATCTTGAAGAGgtatcttcatttcttcagagcGTATTTGGTTACTGCTGTCTTTCCTATATACAGAATTTGTTAAGCTCGTTCTCCTGGTTTGAGACCAAGTTCTTGTTTCTTGAGGTGTGGATACACAaatgcttttcctcctccttttgcaAGGACCACCAGCAACACAAACAGATTCACTGTTCTCCTTCCCTGATGCTGCAAACTGGATGAGATTTTCTTCTCTATGGTGAACATTCTCAGATTCTGTAAGGACAGATGTGCTTATTGTTCTCCTGGTTCTACAAGCAGAAGCTAGCAGAGAAGGGTTCTGCAGAATCTCATTGGTTACTTCAATCCATGCAAGTCCTTCAATTTCTGCATCTTTATGCAATCTCATGCTGCGTCTCACCCTACTTGTTTCACTGCTCATACTAGACTTTCTTCTGAAAGGCTCTTTTAAGGAGTTCTTTTTCGGCTGAGGAGCAGATAAAACTTCTTCaacattaaaagaagaaacttgaAGATCATCTCCAGTTGTTTCAAAATGAGACTTTTCAATAGGAGGAATATACACAGTACTGCTGCTTCTTCTTGGTGGTCTACCTCTTGACCTTTTAGGTGGACACTCAGTTCTTTGGAGAATCTCATGCACATCAGTGTCGTTTTGGTTTGGAAAGTCTAGCCCTATTAGCCACTCTTCCTTCTTTGGGAAATCTCCCtgtaatttctcattttctgtcaagacatcactttctgttttctcttttaaacatGCAGACTCTTCTGCTTGCTGGAGACAGTCACCTGCATCAGAAACATTGTTTGTGTCTGGCACAACGTTtggaaactgcaaaaaaaacatAGGCAAAGTAAGACATACAAGATTCATTTCAGACAGCTGACAATTAAACAAGCGCTCTCGATTTCCACATTAAGTTTAGTcattctcaaaaataaaagctaaacaaccaaagaaaaaaatcaaaattcatgCAAAGAACCTGCTCCAAGGAGGGGTGCAGTTTATGCTGCTTGAGGCCTTTTCAGCTGAGTTCTGAATAACTCCTTTCAAGGATGCAGattccataacctctctgggcatcctctttcagtgtttaaccattcacagctatttttttttccctattccCCTCAAAACtgatatatttgttttttttttttttttttttttttttaaggaaaagtaaACCAGATGTCAACTTTAGAAAACGAGCTGTCTGCTTCGGGAGAACTCACAATATGATAACTGTAGCCAACCAAGAAAACATACATTACAAAAACATACAttacaacaacagcaacaacaaaaattaattttttttttttttNttttttttttaactgtaacaAAACCAAGCACAAGACTTACTTTCTAGCACTATCCTTAAGTAGATTGGTTACCTTATTATTAATACTAGAAACAGAATTCTGATTACCTGAAATACTGTATCAttggagctgctgccttccacaATATCCAGGTCCTTAGAGCATGGATACATGTGAACAACAGGGatgattttctctctcattctttCAGTCACTTGCTTCTGTTGAGCATCGTTATGAACTTCCCTAGGTGTGGAATGacctaaaaatacaaagaatgaCAGACACATAGTCACTTGACTCCACTTGTGAACGTACAAAATCAGTTTCTGGAGTATTACAATAAAAAGTTTTGAGTATTTTACTCACCAAACAGAAAACTACTAAACAAGAATGCCACATaaccagcattaaaaaaatctccccAGAAAGCTACTGCACATCACATCCCTATTTGTCAGTATCCAGTGAAagcacagaacatttttttttgtagtgagcTTTCCACTGGAGCCCTATAAAAGTTAATTTATACAGCTGGAGACTAATAATCTATTAGATGCTTTGgactcttatttatttctacttcattCTACTCCAGAAGccattaaaagtgaaaaatgcatACTGGGCTCTTTATCTGTGCACAGAACTGAAGGTAGCTCTCAGCCTTAGTTTGGTAAATAACTaaggaataaaagcaaatgaatgacTAAGGcgaaataaaactgaagaacacATTACCTGGAAAAGGTGCATTTGCCTTTGGTGAATTTGGAGATGAGGTAGTAGAGAAAATTTCTGGAATCTCAAGGATAGGGCTCAGAAGAGGTTTCTTAGAAGCCATTTCTCTTTCCCCATATAgagatttttttacttttctctttcttcttttcccaaagGTTGCacgttttgttttctgaagagatcGAGAGGACCAAATAGAGCACAATGCAAATACAAGGATCCTTTGTGGTATTTTCCAACAAGAAAGTTGCACCATTACTGGattttgatggaaaataatAGTTTCCCTAGAAATTATGTTCTGCTTGTTCAGATCTCTTCACGTTAATCTAAAAACTACAATATAAAGAATTACTTTTGCAATGAGATCTGATTTTTAACTTAACCAAATCAAGAAATCAAGCAAACGAGACTTTCAGCTCAAAATTGtatctttccagtttgaaaAGGATTGTGTGCTTTCCTTTCCAACGCGCAGGAAGCTCAATTACTTCAGAGGTGCCTTTATAACACTTCAAGCAAACTGGCATATAACTGGGCAAGTTGAAAGAATTATCAGCTGTGTGCAGTTGACAAGAGAACCTAAAGCATCCCTGAAGTCTCAAAGGATGTGCCCTTCACTTCTGAAGTACCCTCCTTGCCCCACAAGTATTGAAAGCCCTGCCAGTCAGCCCTAACAATACAGGTGTGACAGTAAGTcaaggaaaacaagagacaGACATGAAGAGGAAAGTACTGACTGCAACATGAAACACAAACATCctaaagaaaatttttaatacaaacatCAAAATAATCATGGAAGGCATCCAAGAAAGAAGACTAATTGTGTGAGATGTTTGGACAGAGAAATAAAGGCAGTATTCACCAGCTGCACTGGGCTGTCActtacttgtttctttttggcAGCAGATACGGTCACACTCTTTGGTCTTTGAGGTTCACTCTTCCTTGGATTTCTCGTGTCTTTAGCATTCTTAGTACTGGTTGTTCCTGAGATGCTACAATCAGTCCCCTCTGAAATGGTGCTATACTGCTGAAGAATAGGAATTTTAAGCTATTGAGGTGAATGTCTATGTGTAGGTGCATATGTTCactttttcaaaaaagcagcacagaccaAAAGCCCTAAGAGCCCCACTGTAATCACATGACTGAGGCCCTTGATCCCATGAATGAAAGCCTGTGGATATATCTCTTGTAACTTTTAGTCATGGCTAGACTATTTGGGAAAGTTCCTGCAACAGTTAAAGAAACTGTAAACTTAAGTATCAGACTGCAATCAAAGCTGGCTTTAATAACTGAAAAACCACTTTCTGtcaaaaatgagattttctcaACTGCATCAAGTGGAGATATTTCCATACACCTGGATCTTTGCAATTCTCATATCTGAGGATGCAAAAACTCTGACCTACTTCAAGAGGTATGCAAAATATCCGTGTTTGAAGAAGTAGAAAACACAAAGCACCATTAAAGAATCTTACCTTCCTTTTAGTAGAGGAGCGAGTAGTTTCCTTGTCTGATTTGTCAGTTTCTGCTTCtatacatgaagaaaataagaatattgATTCAGATCAACAAAAGTCAATCATATTTTGAGGAAGTTATTCACACCATTTTAACACTACACACAGCATGTTTAGATCTTAGCCTTGAATAAGATTTTGCGCACATAGCATTAGCAGACATGGcaaggtaaaataaaaaagcttgctttacaaaatacataatactcagtaacaaaataattaacacTCAGAGTTTTCTCTGAGAGACAAAGACACAAATGCATAtcctcctttccattttcttataGCTTTGcttgatattttaaaaccagTAAAACCACAATGTCATAATCCAGATAGTAAGCCCAGTTATTTACAGCAGTAAGCGTGATTAGATCAGCCACTTGCAAGGAAAAATACAAGCTCAGATAACACTCAGTTAACCTAAACAACAGGCAAACTCTGGCAGCTACTGCAATGACCTTTACAAGAAAGCAAGAACATTTAACTTATAGCACAATGTATCCTAtatgaagcaaacaaaagagCCCCAACACAATTGTGTCATCTCTCAGTTTTCAGATGCAGAAAGATGTATTATCTAATAACAGCAATACGAGCCAAGGTTACCCTTTGTATTTTCAACAGGTAAGAGCTTTTCTGAAACAACAGAGCCCTCCTGTAACTCCTGAAGAGGCTCGATACATTCCTGTAAGATAAAGGAAAAGAGTTAATATATTGAAGgctcacagagagaaaaagctgtttctgtagttacaaaaaaccaacaacttaCATCACTGCAATCAAAGTTTGGCTGGGCTAATGGTTCTTCACTGAGCCCTGCCCTTGTAAAAGGGCTGTGGCATTCTGATCCTGAACGGCAGACCGGTGTCGCTCCTTTGCGCAACGGAGTATTTGCAGGCAAAGTTTTATCAAATATTTCTGGGCTGAGATCTTCTCCAAAagtcacttttttcttctttgccctTTTGGGGCTGTACTGTTCAGTCTTCTCTACTGCAATAAAATACACCCACTGCTTAGCAGACTTCAGGTAGAgcttgcacagagcagagactTTTCAAGGCCTTTTCACAGGCCTTAGTATTCCCttaaaaaaaccaccaaccaTTGCCCTTAGACATTAATCCTACAAGAATTTTCACTTTAGCTTTACTATAGTATcgagaaatgaggaaaaaagaaaacagaagtctaGAAAAGACCAGCTATCTCTCAAGTTGTAGTTGGTAAGTATAATATTTCATGAATAATAGGCATTTTTGGTATTATTGGTATCACTCTTGGTAttaaagattttctgaaatgtattttttttccccttggtaactttattttctccttcactcAGTATGTTACCACTTTAGAGCTATTTCAGTGGTGGTTAATCCATAATACTCTTTAAATCTTGCAACTCTCTTCCAATTtacagaacaacaacagaagaaaaaacacaaaaaatggAATCAAACCTGTCTGTAGTGCTTCACAGATGTGAAGAGACTGTGAAAGATTCACTTCTTCCTCTGTGAACAGTATTGTTTGAGTATTCCTATCAAAGGTGACAACAGCATTTATTAAGTACTTATTTGAAGACTGTCCTTTTtgaaatcaaaactgaaaataacttcttctgaaagcaaaatttatCATCAGTGTGACTTTTTAAACAAACCTATCTGTTTTCtgagtaaaacagaaaagcataaaaatggATCTTCTCATAACAAGAAAGCTTCAAACAAACCATGACACAGAGTTATCAGTGGTTATCTGTTTGCTATCTCCAATGCATACAAACAGCTAAAAAGGATCTCAAAATATGAATCAATTTCTACTGTAAGTTAATTAACCAACCTTCATGCAGTCCATCAGTTGCTTCACTGGTGTTTTCTTCAATACAGATCGCAGCTGCGAGCCACTCTGTGTGGCTTCACTTAACGAAGCATTTCTCGTTTGTAGCGGTGTGACAGGTGGCTTGCTTTCATCATATATCCCCACAATGAGTTCTTCtgcaaaattaacttttttcctgctttgatcTGATAT
Coding sequences within it:
- the CDCA2 gene encoding LOW QUALITY PROTEIN: cell division cycle-associated protein 2 (The sequence of the model RefSeq protein was modified relative to this genomic sequence to represent the inferred CDS: inserted 2 bases in 1 codon), which translates into the protein MASVKENVSNGTEGQEQGSHHDTEDVVSHQWAECPFDTPKRAAVGEAARPLSNKENVSCRPVSLGDECYSTPVRAKGEEKPYCGLSEKQRGKNVDFATVTTADFGITPESFVNGSTAKSPAALKLRRRSAIGARGSPENNALIQYLAQQRSNRQKEASTQASPFQSARSLKSKMDIFQTTFKSVQEAEGKTGFSGLSQVTDASQEDGCLAQNKAPVTEERSLDQKSEALVSDCNGADLKENLRQNLTNGKKSGRRICTILSLQQDVIEPAVVSKEWTYKQDNHTEYSEAVLIRDILETSYDFGPDCISKEVKSNVISDQSRKKVNFAEELIVGIYDESKPPVTPLQTRNASLSEATQSGSQLRSVLKKTPVKQLMDCMKEYSNNTVHRGRSESFTVSXHICEALQTVEKTEQYSPKRAKKKKVTFGEDLSPEIFDKTLPANTPLRKGATPVCRSGSECHSPFTRAGLSEEPLAQPNFDCSDECIEPLQELQEGSVVSEKLLPVENTKEAETDKSDKETTRSSTKRKYSTISEGTDCSISGTTSTKNAKDTRNPRKSEPQRPKSVTVSAAKKKQKTKRATFGKRRKRKVKKSLYGEREMASKKPLLSPILEIPEIFSTTSSPNSPKANAPFPGHSTPREVHNDAQQKQVTERMREKIIPVVHMYPCSKDLDIVEGSSSNDTVFQFPNVVPDTNNVSDAGDCLQQAEESACLKEKTESDVLTENEKLQGDFPKKEEWLIGLDFPNQNDTDVHEILQRTECPPKRSRGRPPRRSSSTVYIPPIEKSHFETTGDDLQVSSFNVEEVLSAPQPKKNSLKEPFRRKSSMSSETSRVRRSMRLHKDAEIEGLAWIEVTNEILQNPSLLASACRTRRTISTSVLTESENVHHREENLIQFAASGKENSESVCVAGGPCKRRRKSICVSTPQETRTWSQTRRTSLTNSVYRKDSSNQIRSEEMKIPLQDNINT